The following are encoded in a window of Glandiceps talaboti chromosome 5, keGlaTala1.1, whole genome shotgun sequence genomic DNA:
- the LOC144435845 gene encoding thioredoxin domain-containing protein 11-like: MQQAANTRSLLLQVMAQHPELITILIATLFTFFAGKISYSGAGIYNDYTEANEPRRIFPTHSPVKEYKYGNMQAVTSFIHNASSEVFFIMYYAHWDGTSIDAAKEYEKAAYKLEGEVTFIAVNCWWPKGSCRRNVPLKFYPMMMAYNTHFEGVQYHGILKAKHMVQFLKRICSPVSYVPDDEEMLKFIAQTESTVIGLFDFTKSQRPSGYLTYYQAALHSLEKDPIQPLQFGVITSSSLANAYGIWMPRTVFLIRMLNGTMMYPRRANFTAEAIVEWAYHHREKLIPWLVPSGTKSVNLSSQIANKPFVLLLTSDDKSKQFNSHVQQLREVALDYYNCNNSEKILATMELLAAIREKENEISQVKVQTEFSKPLYMSSSRLSPSSSSSSYRKTFTRSLPCCNSFINSTSGSNSPINTNYDICDVCIENRSKSPFLPKWCQFQNINYILDSVSSFTNDFIFLSNACVNFHNDYNAKIHFSVCCNHSNDQTYQPHDVLDTVTHSHHGKLQHSKTQEKTGKESCPRVRKPGVWNLQHLSSSEVVPPKYNASEAEAFRQLKSSIDFGGLGCNTNKSLKFFAMDSDVYSVYADRLGVMVTSKTPVLVLMDIKNEVEYVMEETFNMSNIRNFIKSYTVSELPRQLRTSQQKMSCSHGNVCIKEVTAETFKDIVLNIEKDVLLMYYAPWCGICSSIHHTYLSIVDLFQSAEHLTIARINGDINDLPWEFTATVFPTILFYPAGHKSWSSKFNQEQEITVENLSVFILENSVKPINL, translated from the exons ATGCAACAAGCTGCCAATACACGCAGCCTCCTCTTACAGGTCATGGCTCAACATCCAGAGCTCATCACTATTTTGATCGCCACACTTTTCACTTTCTTCGCCGGCAAAATTTCGTACAG CGGTGCAGGAATCTATAATGACTACACTGAAGCAAATGAACCCAGGAGAATCTTTCCTACGCACTCACCAGTTAAAGAATACAAGTATGGCAATATGCAAGCAGTTACAAGTTTTATACATAACGCTAGTAGTGAGGTCTTTTTTATTATGTACTATGCACACTGGGATGGCACTTCCATAGATGCTGCTAAGGAATATGAAAAAGCTGCATATAAATTGGAAGGCGAG GTGACTTTTATCGCTGTTAACTGTTGGTGGCCGAAGGGGTCATGTCGGAGAAATGTTCCTTTGAAATTTTATCCAATGATGATGGCTTATAATACTCATTTTGAAGGTGTCCAGTACCATGGCATTTTGAAAGCCAAACATATGGTACAGTTTCTGAAAAGGATATGCAGTCCTGTTAGTTACGTGCCTGatgatgaagaaatgttaaaaTTTATTGCACAAACAGAG AGTACTGTTATAGGACTTTTTGATTTCACTAAGTCTCAGAGACCATCAGGATATCTGACCTATTATCAGGCAGCTCTGCATTCTCTGGAGAAAGATCCCATCCAGCCACTTCAGTTTGGAGTTATTACAAGTTCAAGTTTAGCCAATGCGTATGGAATCTGGATGCCAAGGACAGTCTTCCTCATCAGGATGCTGAACGGCACAATG ATGTATCCACGTCGCGCTAATTTTACAGCGGAGGCCATCGTAGAGTGGGCCTATCACCACAGAGAGAAACTGATTCCATGGCTGGTACCCAGTGGAACTAAGAGTGTCAACTTATCTTCCCAAATCGCAAACAAACCATTTGTGTTACTGCTGACGTCAGATGACAAGAGTAAACAGTTCAATTCCCACGTCCAACAG CTCAGAGAAGTGGCACTCGATTATTATAACTGTAATAACAGTGAAAAAATACTTGCAACGATGGAACTTCTCGCTGCAATACGAGAAAAAGAAAATGAGATAtcacaggtcaaagttcaaacagAATTTAGTAAACCTCTATATATGTCATCTTCACGATTGTCaccatcatcgtcgtcgtcatcgtatCGTAAAACATTCACAAGAAGTCTACCATGTTGTAATTCATTCATCAACTCTACCTCAGGGAGTAATTCCCCCATTAACACTAATTACGACATTTGTGATGTTTGCATCGAAAACAGATCAAAATCGCCATTTTTGCCAAAATGGTGTCAATTTCAGAATATAAACTATATTTTAGATAGCGTTTCATCATTTACAAatgactttatttttttatcaaacgcTTGCGTAAATTTCCATAATGACTACAATGCAAAGATTCATTTCAGTGTCtgttgtaaccatagtaacgATCAAACATATCAACCCCATGATGTTCTTGATACAGTAACTCATTCTCATCATGGGAAACTCCAACACAGTAAAACTCAGGAAAAGACTGGAAAGGAATCTTGTCCAAGAGTCAGAAAACCAGGTGTGTGGAACTTACAACACTTGTCGTCTTCCGAAGTTGTTCCTCCGAAATACAATGCATCTGAAGCCGAAGCATTTAGACAGTTGAAATCTTCAATAGACTTCGGTGGACTTGGATGCAACACAAACAAAAGTTTGAAGTTCTTTGCCATGGACAGTGATGTTTATAGTGTGTACGCAGATCGACTAGGTGTCATGGTAACCAGCAAAACTCCAGTACTAGTGCTTATGGACATTAAG AATGAGGTGGAATATGTCATGGAAGAAACATTTAACATGTCAAACATTAGAAATTTCATCAAAAGTTACACAGTTAGTGAGTTACCACGGCAACTGAGAACATCACAACAAAAGATGTCATGTAGTCATGGTAACGTCTGTATAAAAGAAGTTACAGCTGAGACATTTAAAGATATTGTGCTAAATATAGAGAAG GATGTGTTACTCATGTACTATGCACCATGGTGTGGTATTTGCAGCagtatacatcatacatatttgTCTATTGTTGATCTGTTCCAGTCTGCTGAACACCTAACAATAGCAAG AATAAACGGTGACATCAACGATTTACCGTGGGAGTTCACTGCTACAGTCTTCCCTACAATCCTCTTCTATCCCGCTGGTCATAAGTCCTGGAGTTCAAAGTTCAATCAAGAACAAGAAATTACTGTTGAAAATCTCAGCGTTTTTATTCTAGAAAACTCAGTTAAACCCATCAATCTCTGA